The following coding sequences are from one Desulfosporosinus orientis DSM 765 window:
- a CDS encoding methyl-accepting chemotaxis protein, which produces MIFISNRRTGFKIGIIIAIMSIALGGVGLIGYLYFQKAGVSLNNLYDYDLIPIRDINQARSDSNALKSAVLAITSYNLNDADRKVQLDQITMRENSIDKFLQNFKPLATAPYEIERVEKAEELFKTVKDVVRETLELEQNQDTSSAKDYYYKMGFNKQDEFQTLLRELGNYNIEEAKSQVVSDNEMINRAQWILIFIPLLTTFIAVLIGFVITRTIIGPLQRILESVEKVAGGNLQAELNIHTQDEVGLLARAFNTMTMNLRKLVLQISNSEKHLSAASQEIAATLEQNAQVANQISSAICEVANGSEQQVKALTETTTTMEEFSASIEEVSASGNVVASQTAKAAEITQAGNKTIIQAVDQMSYIGNTTELVQNAIKKLVVGFESISEFIDIITNISSQTNLLALNAAIEAARAGEQGRGFAIVADEVRKLAELSRNSADNIVNIVRENKDNVRDASLAMEKAVRSVADGVEIVNSAGIAFGNIASLIDEVSLQVNQIAAVVEQMAGGSQDIAASVLSIDKVSKETSNQTMNISSAVEEQSAAMDQISMNSRSLAEMAADLQYAVEKFRI; this is translated from the coding sequence ATGATCTTTATAAGCAACAGAAGAACTGGTTTCAAAATTGGAATTATAATCGCCATCATGTCAATTGCCTTGGGAGGAGTAGGGCTTATCGGTTACTTGTATTTTCAAAAAGCCGGTGTATCCCTGAATAATCTCTACGATTATGATTTAATTCCTATTCGGGACATTAATCAAGCACGCTCGGACAGCAATGCCCTTAAATCGGCAGTCTTGGCAATTACCTCTTATAATCTCAATGATGCGGACCGGAAGGTCCAGTTGGATCAAATAACTATGAGAGAAAACTCTATCGATAAATTCCTGCAAAATTTTAAACCCTTGGCAACGGCCCCTTATGAAATAGAAAGAGTGGAAAAAGCTGAGGAGCTTTTTAAAACTGTAAAGGATGTTGTCCGGGAAACGCTGGAGTTGGAGCAGAACCAAGATACAAGTTCAGCAAAAGATTACTATTATAAAATGGGCTTTAATAAACAAGATGAATTTCAAACCCTTTTGCGGGAACTGGGCAATTATAATATCGAAGAAGCTAAGTCTCAAGTGGTCAGCGATAATGAAATGATAAATAGAGCACAGTGGATTCTGATTTTCATACCTCTCCTGACCACATTCATCGCTGTGTTAATAGGGTTTGTTATAACCAGAACAATTATTGGCCCCTTGCAAAGGATTTTAGAAAGTGTTGAAAAAGTAGCAGGCGGAAATTTACAGGCAGAGCTTAATATCCATACCCAAGATGAAGTGGGTTTATTAGCCAGAGCATTCAATACCATGACGATGAATTTGCGCAAACTAGTCCTGCAAATATCGAATTCTGAAAAACACCTGTCGGCTGCTTCCCAAGAAATCGCTGCTACCTTGGAACAAAATGCTCAGGTTGCTAATCAAATAAGTTCCGCAATTTGTGAGGTTGCAAATGGTTCGGAACAGCAGGTCAAAGCACTGACAGAAACAACCACGACGATGGAAGAATTTTCGGCGAGTATTGAAGAAGTTTCCGCAAGCGGAAATGTTGTCGCTAGTCAAACAGCAAAAGCGGCAGAAATTACCCAGGCAGGAAATAAAACGATTATTCAAGCGGTTGATCAGATGAGCTATATTGGAAATACAACGGAATTAGTTCAAAATGCGATTAAGAAGTTGGTTGTTGGCTTCGAAAGCATCAGTGAATTTATTGATATTATAACGAACATTTCTTCACAAACTAATTTATTAGCATTAAATGCTGCCATAGAGGCGGCTCGCGCTGGGGAGCAGGGACGTGGCTTTGCTATCGTTGCTGACGAAGTTCGAAAACTTGCTGAGCTGTCTCGTAATTCTGCGGATAATATCGTTAACATCGTTCGAGAAAATAAAGATAATGTCAGAGATGCCAGTCTTGCTATGGAAAAGGCTGTGCGTAGTGTAGCAGACGGCGTTGAAATTGTGAATTCGGCAGGGATCGCTTTTGGCAATATTGCCAGCTTGATTGATGAAGTATCATTGCAGGTTAATCAAATAGCGGCTGTAGTGGAACAAATGGCCGGAGGCAGTCAGGATATTGCAGCTTCAGTACTATCTATTGACAAAGTTTCTAAAGAAACTTCCAATCAAACCATGAACATCAGCAGTGCTGTGGAAGAACAATCGGCTGCTATGGATCAAATCTCTATGAATAGCCGGTCTTTGGCAGAAATGGCGGCAGATCTTCAGTATGCCGTGGAAAAGTTCCGGATATAA
- a CDS encoding adenosylhomocysteinase, protein MDLKYTIRDLSLAGEGQRKIDWVKPRMQVLNSVRKQFEEQQPFKGKKVVICLHLEAKTAYLAQVIKAGGADVTVVASNPLSTQDDVVAALVQSGIGAHAWYNATDEEYNTHLQLALDTEPDFIIDDGGDLVSTLHTTRPELLQKVKGGAEETTTGVLRLHSMARDGVLKFPMIAVNDAQCKYLFDNRYGTGQSVWDGIMRTTNLVVAGKTAVIAGYGWCGKGVALRAKGLGARVIVCEVNPIKANEALMDGFEVMPMVEAAKHGDFFITVTGNTNIINKEHFVVMKPGAVMCNAGHFDVEVNVAQLKEIAVSERVARANIMEYVLADGRQLYVLAEGRLVNLAAGDGHPAEVMDMTFALQALSLEYVALNYETLSPEVYQVTTEIDERVAMIKLQSLGLSIDKLTKEQEAYLASWSTEE, encoded by the coding sequence ATGGATTTAAAATACACTATACGGGACTTATCATTAGCCGGCGAAGGTCAACGTAAAATTGATTGGGTTAAACCACGTATGCAGGTGTTAAATAGCGTACGCAAACAATTCGAAGAACAACAGCCTTTTAAAGGAAAAAAAGTCGTCATTTGTTTGCATCTAGAAGCAAAAACGGCTTATCTCGCTCAAGTAATTAAAGCCGGAGGCGCTGATGTCACGGTAGTCGCCAGCAATCCTTTATCAACACAGGATGATGTGGTGGCTGCTCTGGTTCAAAGCGGAATCGGGGCTCACGCCTGGTACAATGCTACAGATGAAGAGTATAATACACATTTGCAGTTAGCTCTTGATACGGAACCGGATTTTATCATTGATGATGGCGGAGATTTGGTATCCACCCTGCATACAACTCGCCCGGAACTTTTGCAGAAGGTCAAGGGAGGGGCAGAAGAGACAACTACCGGAGTACTGCGGCTGCATTCTATGGCTCGCGATGGGGTGCTGAAATTTCCCATGATCGCTGTAAACGATGCACAATGTAAGTATTTGTTTGATAATCGATACGGAACCGGACAATCAGTTTGGGATGGAATAATGCGAACCACAAACTTAGTTGTGGCCGGCAAGACTGCTGTAATAGCGGGTTATGGCTGGTGTGGAAAAGGTGTTGCCCTGAGAGCTAAAGGTTTAGGTGCGCGAGTCATTGTTTGCGAGGTAAATCCAATCAAAGCCAATGAAGCCCTGATGGATGGATTTGAAGTTATGCCAATGGTGGAAGCAGCAAAACATGGAGATTTTTTCATAACCGTGACGGGCAATACGAACATTATCAATAAGGAGCACTTTGTTGTCATGAAACCCGGTGCTGTGATGTGTAATGCCGGTCATTTCGACGTGGAAGTAAATGTTGCTCAATTAAAAGAAATAGCTGTTTCTGAACGAGTGGCAAGGGCCAATATCATGGAGTATGTCTTAGCTGACGGACGTCAATTATATGTCTTGGCTGAGGGACGCTTAGTGAATCTGGCTGCCGGAGACGGGCACCCTGCCGAAGTGATGGACATGACATTTGCTTTACAGGCGTTGTCCTTAGAATACGTTGCTTTAAATTATGAGACATTGTCTCCTGAGGTATATCAAGTGACCACGGAAATTGACGAGAGAGTGGCAATGATTAAACTCCAATCATTAGGTTTATCCATTGATAAACTAACAAAAGAGCAGGAAGCTTATCTGGCGTCCTGGAGCACTGAAGAATAA
- a CDS encoding response regulator transcription factor: protein MNKTILIIEDDLSIAELQKDYLEVAGFEVMVSNNGSEGFMTFRENDIDLLILDIMLPGMDGLEILRSLKEDKDVPVLLVSAKKEEIDKIKGLSLGADDYITKPFSPGELVARVKAHLENYERLKLRFQERAIASNVLKIRGLKIDKDSHRVYVLGEEVNLAQKEYALLLYMAENPNRVFGREELFERVWGLDAIGDSATVTVHIARIREKIERDVSNPQYLETVWGAGYRFRV, encoded by the coding sequence ATGAACAAGACGATATTAATTATTGAAGATGACTTAAGTATTGCTGAGTTGCAAAAAGACTATTTGGAAGTTGCCGGTTTTGAGGTTATGGTATCAAACAATGGTTCAGAAGGCTTTATGACCTTTCGAGAAAATGATATTGATCTTTTGATTCTGGATATTATGCTTCCGGGCATGGACGGCTTGGAAATTTTACGATCTCTGAAAGAGGATAAAGATGTGCCAGTCCTTTTAGTTTCCGCCAAAAAAGAGGAAATTGATAAAATTAAGGGCTTAAGTTTAGGTGCCGATGATTATATAACCAAACCCTTTAGTCCGGGTGAACTGGTAGCAAGAGTAAAAGCTCATTTGGAGAACTATGAACGATTAAAACTTCGCTTCCAAGAAAGAGCAATAGCATCAAATGTCCTAAAAATTCGCGGTCTAAAGATTGACAAAGATTCACATCGGGTTTATGTGCTCGGCGAGGAAGTGAATCTTGCCCAGAAAGAGTATGCCTTACTCTTATACATGGCGGAGAATCCGAACCGAGTGTTTGGGCGGGAGGAGCTGTTTGAACGGGTTTGGGGATTAGATGCTATAGGAGATTCGGCGACAGTAACGGTACATATTGCCCGCATTCGGGAAAAGATCGAAAGGGATGTGTCAAATCCTCAATATTTGGAGACAGTTTGGGGGGCAGGGTATCGCTTTAGGGTCTAA
- a CDS encoding BCCT family transporter — translation MSQEKSKGIYARINPVVFWGSAILCVLLYAPMLYFGTDLQPYVSTVLKAITYRMDWLWLLFTLGCVVFSLWLAFGRFGNVKLGGSDDKPEFSDFSWISMMFTGGVGAGLVYWSMAEPIFYLKWPPYWNEPFSAQAAQYSIAYGIFHWGLSAWAIFVPGAIAFAYMIYVRKRPFFYPSYACRGILGDRVDGWIGRAIDIFVVIGLVGGLGTTLGTVIPMMSAVSADMLGIENTMAVKVGVTLVVAAVFGYSAFAGLNSGIKKLSELNSWLCMGLLAFIMIVGPTLFMLSFYVDNLGVLATHFLRMSLYTDPITKSGFPQDWTVFYWAWWAAWAMYFGLFVARISKGRTIKNVVINMMVVTSIGCSLFFLVFGGYAVDLQLNQGIALDQTLADAGAAGMISQVLHTLPLTKIVIPYFLFVMLIFQATTIDSNAFIISMISCKEVRNDQESPRWTRLFWCVLLAVIGVAIMMVGGLPVVQLSSVATSVPIIFIIIILGLSLLKWLKEDFGGEKKVQVVDYPEED, via the coding sequence TTGTCACAAGAGAAGTCTAAAGGTATATATGCTCGTATTAATCCTGTTGTTTTCTGGGGCAGTGCTATTTTATGTGTTTTGTTATATGCCCCAATGCTTTACTTTGGTACAGATCTGCAACCCTATGTTTCAACAGTATTAAAAGCTATAACCTATAGAATGGACTGGTTATGGTTATTATTTACTTTGGGTTGTGTAGTGTTTTCACTTTGGTTGGCTTTTGGCAGATTTGGCAATGTAAAATTGGGCGGATCAGATGATAAACCTGAATTCTCAGACTTCAGCTGGATATCCATGATGTTCACTGGCGGTGTTGGAGCTGGTTTAGTTTATTGGTCCATGGCTGAGCCTATTTTTTATCTTAAGTGGCCTCCTTACTGGAATGAGCCCTTTTCAGCGCAAGCCGCGCAATATTCTATTGCTTATGGAATATTTCACTGGGGTCTTTCGGCCTGGGCTATTTTTGTTCCAGGGGCCATCGCCTTTGCCTACATGATTTACGTAAGAAAAAGACCCTTCTTCTACCCAAGCTATGCTTGCCGGGGAATATTGGGGGACAGGGTAGACGGATGGATTGGCAGAGCTATTGATATCTTTGTTGTTATCGGTCTGGTAGGCGGATTAGGAACAACCTTGGGAACGGTTATACCTATGATGTCGGCTGTAAGCGCCGATATGCTGGGTATTGAGAATACTATGGCGGTAAAAGTTGGGGTCACCCTGGTGGTTGCAGCGGTATTTGGCTATAGTGCTTTCGCAGGTTTAAACAGCGGCATTAAAAAATTGTCGGAATTAAATAGCTGGTTATGTATGGGATTATTAGCCTTTATTATGATTGTAGGCCCCACCTTATTTATGTTATCCTTCTATGTTGACAACCTAGGGGTTTTGGCTACGCACTTTTTACGGATGAGTTTATATACAGATCCCATTACCAAATCCGGTTTCCCTCAGGACTGGACAGTGTTTTACTGGGCCTGGTGGGCAGCATGGGCTATGTATTTCGGCTTATTTGTTGCCAGGATCTCCAAGGGAAGAACGATCAAAAACGTTGTAATAAATATGATGGTTGTAACCTCAATCGGCTGTTCACTGTTCTTCTTAGTGTTTGGCGGCTATGCAGTAGATCTTCAGCTTAATCAAGGGATAGCACTTGATCAGACTTTGGCTGACGCCGGAGCTGCGGGAATGATTTCCCAAGTCTTGCATACTTTACCCTTAACTAAAATTGTGATTCCCTATTTCTTATTTGTCATGCTTATTTTCCAAGCTACGACCATTGATTCCAATGCCTTTATTATTTCCATGATTTCTTGTAAAGAAGTCAGAAATGATCAGGAATCTCCCCGTTGGACAAGACTTTTCTGGTGTGTACTCCTTGCTGTGATCGGGGTGGCTATCATGATGGTGGGCGGATTACCGGTAGTTCAGCTGTCATCGGTTGCCACCAGCGTACCCATTATATTTATTATCATCATCTTAGGGCTGTCCCTACTCAAGTGGCTCAAGGAGGATTTCGGCGGAGAAAAGAAAGTGCAAGTTGTCGATTATCCGGAAGAAGACTAA
- a CDS encoding ABC transporter permease translates to MAVFQAALLNELEKLYKKKKALVAVLLSLAVIVVGQLVIVGVRSGFGLRGTGSVEFPMLVLSVVVNTILPLFTALVAIDSFSGEYSQNSMRITLTRPISRFKVFTAKITAITLFILGTLLLILVFSMLAGFIFNTNSATLDSFGRIVFSYLVSLVPLTVLALGIVFLTNIFKSGIAVFFISILLFLACKVLGIIFSQYSSLLLTTQLEWYNLFLVNSFPIIKIIRQFLLMLGAGVMLFTAGFYIFDKKEF, encoded by the coding sequence ATGGCCGTGTTTCAGGCAGCGCTTCTTAATGAACTTGAGAAGCTTTATAAAAAGAAAAAAGCCTTAGTAGCAGTTTTATTATCCCTTGCAGTGATTGTTGTTGGGCAGCTGGTAATTGTAGGCGTGAGAAGCGGATTTGGGCTCAGAGGGACAGGAAGTGTAGAATTTCCTATGCTTGTTTTATCCGTTGTGGTTAATACCATATTGCCTCTTTTTACAGCTTTAGTCGCCATCGATAGTTTCTCGGGGGAATATAGCCAGAACAGTATGCGTATCACCTTAACGCGACCGATTAGTCGCTTTAAAGTTTTTACCGCGAAAATAACAGCTATTACCCTATTTATATTAGGGACGCTTTTACTAATACTTGTTTTCTCCATGTTGGCGGGATTTATTTTTAATACAAACTCTGCAACCCTTGACTCTTTTGGAAGAATTGTTTTTTCCTATCTTGTCAGTTTGGTTCCATTGACAGTATTAGCCTTAGGCATCGTCTTTTTAACCAATATTTTTAAAAGCGGAATTGCCGTCTTTTTCATATCCATTTTGTTATTCTTAGCCTGTAAAGTTCTTGGAATTATCTTTTCCCAATATTCCAGTTTATTGTTGACGACTCAGCTTGAGTGGTATAATCTATTTTTGGTTAATTCCTTTCCAATTATTAAAATTATACGTCAGTTCTTATTAATGCTTGGAGCGGGAGTCATGTTATTTACGGCAGGGTTTTACATTTTTGATAAAAAGGAATTTTAG
- a CDS encoding DNA topoisomerase 3, whose protein sequence is MKRTLIVAEKPSQAREYAVALGVKRKGDGYLENDQYVITWCYGHLLELERPEAYMDLEQVGRRWSLRRLPVLPSLNDFRRVVKKESAKQYQVVLNWLSSSEITQVICGTDADREGQLLFQEIWDAANCRKPLSRLWISSLTTAAIREGLKNLRSAETVAGLAAAGNGRAFADWDFGMNLTEGFTALFGSFDTERKRPNVISIGRVQTPTLALIVEREWEIESFVPQQFYEVKAEFKAEQGNYYGKWIDPGDDTKRITDLQEAESIVLKTQGKLGSISEMEEKEILEPAPLLFDLTSLTIAGSKKYGYSAEKVLQLAQSLYEKKAITYPRTDCAYLSEDILPKLPAHLNAVCQEPYKDLADQARGFGLPKGKRVINTITAHHAIIPTTEKVVLERLNRDEQHLYDLIVRRFLAVWFPPARYYQTVVMTLVESETFRTKGKALLSLGWKAVYDHSDLKKHGSAGEEEEAALPPLLKGQVVQVKEVSWDEKSTKPPKPYTQGDLLKAMEGAGKQIDDEILRQQLKGKGLGTVATRPAIIESLIDRGYIFQKQKSLRPSAKGVELIRLIKEKLPEAHLLISAEMTGQMEYNLAKVEKGEIPIQSYMSEVENSVKRIVAELRSFEQCHGKSPLAFAPAVKVSRKGKKKEEGEKTVRQKEKTSDSSAQSLGKCPKCGSEVIEGQKGFGCSNWRSGCRFVLWKTPICGKTLTPNQIRRLLKTGKTPLIKGFKSKSGQSFAAYLIWENPAEAKLTFRFKKE, encoded by the coding sequence ATGAAAAGAACACTGATTGTTGCGGAAAAGCCCTCACAAGCTCGGGAATATGCCGTTGCTTTAGGAGTGAAAAGAAAGGGGGATGGTTACCTGGAAAACGATCAGTATGTGATTACATGGTGTTATGGTCATCTTCTAGAGTTGGAACGTCCGGAAGCATATATGGATCTGGAACAAGTGGGGAGACGCTGGAGTTTAAGGCGTTTGCCTGTTTTGCCTAGTCTGAATGACTTCCGGCGTGTGGTTAAAAAGGAATCTGCTAAGCAATATCAAGTCGTCCTGAATTGGCTGAGCTCTTCAGAAATTACCCAAGTGATCTGTGGAACAGATGCTGACCGTGAAGGACAGCTTCTCTTCCAAGAAATTTGGGACGCGGCAAATTGCCGCAAGCCTTTGTCAAGGCTCTGGATTTCTTCACTGACAACAGCGGCAATTCGGGAGGGTTTGAAGAACCTTCGTTCTGCAGAAACTGTGGCGGGATTAGCAGCAGCGGGAAACGGCAGGGCTTTTGCCGATTGGGACTTTGGAATGAATCTGACTGAAGGATTTACAGCCTTGTTTGGCAGCTTTGACACAGAACGAAAAAGACCAAATGTCATCTCAATAGGGAGAGTACAAACTCCAACCCTGGCTTTAATTGTTGAACGTGAATGGGAAATTGAGAGTTTTGTTCCTCAGCAGTTCTATGAAGTAAAGGCCGAGTTCAAGGCAGAACAAGGGAATTATTATGGAAAATGGATTGATCCCGGTGATGATACCAAGCGGATTACGGATCTTCAAGAGGCTGAATCCATTGTGTTAAAAACCCAAGGCAAATTAGGCAGCATTAGCGAGATGGAAGAAAAAGAAATTCTGGAGCCCGCTCCGCTTCTCTTCGATTTGACGTCATTGACAATTGCAGGCTCCAAAAAGTATGGTTATAGCGCAGAAAAAGTCCTTCAATTAGCTCAATCTCTTTATGAAAAGAAGGCCATTACCTACCCGCGGACAGATTGTGCCTATCTTTCCGAAGATATTCTGCCCAAGCTGCCGGCACATTTGAATGCAGTTTGTCAAGAACCCTATAAGGATTTGGCAGACCAAGCGAGAGGTTTTGGCTTACCTAAAGGGAAACGCGTGATCAATACAATTACAGCTCACCATGCTATAATCCCGACGACTGAAAAAGTTGTTTTAGAGAGACTTAATCGAGATGAGCAGCATCTTTATGATTTAATTGTACGGCGCTTTTTAGCAGTTTGGTTTCCGCCTGCCCGATATTACCAAACGGTTGTGATGACTTTAGTTGAGTCTGAAACCTTTCGTACAAAAGGTAAGGCGTTGTTGAGCTTGGGTTGGAAAGCAGTATATGATCATAGTGATCTGAAAAAACATGGGTCTGCGGGAGAAGAAGAGGAAGCTGCTCTCCCTCCTTTGCTGAAAGGACAGGTTGTTCAAGTTAAGGAAGTTTCCTGGGATGAAAAGAGCACAAAGCCCCCTAAACCCTATACTCAGGGTGATCTCCTTAAGGCGATGGAAGGTGCAGGGAAACAGATCGATGATGAAATTCTGCGTCAGCAATTGAAGGGGAAAGGACTGGGCACTGTTGCCACTCGTCCGGCTATTATCGAGAGTTTAATTGATAGAGGGTATATCTTTCAGAAACAAAAGTCTCTGAGGCCTTCAGCAAAAGGGGTTGAACTGATCCGTTTGATTAAAGAAAAGCTGCCTGAGGCCCACCTGCTCATTAGTGCTGAGATGACGGGTCAAATGGAGTATAATCTGGCCAAGGTCGAAAAGGGAGAAATCCCCATCCAGAGTTATATGTCAGAGGTTGAAAACTCTGTCAAACGAATTGTGGCTGAACTACGATCATTTGAGCAATGTCACGGTAAATCTCCCTTAGCTTTTGCGCCTGCTGTAAAGGTTTCAAGAAAAGGGAAGAAGAAAGAAGAGGGCGAAAAAACAGTTCGCCAGAAGGAAAAAACCAGTGATAGTTCTGCACAGTCCTTAGGAAAATGTCCCAAGTGTGGCAGCGAAGTCATTGAGGGGCAAAAGGGATTTGGATGTTCAAATTGGCGAAGCGGATGCCGCTTTGTTTTGTGGAAAACTCCCATCTGTGGTAAAACTCTAACACCGAATCAGATAAGACGGCTTTTAAAAACCGGGAAAACCCCCTTAATCAAAGGATTTAAGTCGAAATCAGGGCAATCATTTGCGGCCTATTTGATTTGGGAAAATCCAGCTGAGGCAAAATTGACCTTTAGATTTAAGAAGGAATAG
- a CDS encoding sensor histidine kinase yields the protein MKLKSRLIMANASTVIIPMVITVLIALAAFFIFGKLLGSGISFEHQQRKSMLKLELMNETENWKRTPEILVEESYQKYLLNKLADINSELLLLKDNKVEFSSRNFSKIEVAKILDAGKISGSREMVTIDDLSYSVVDIDLKYNEGSQGRVFLLTPVDSWDTSFTGLLIFVSLSFLISFILTNIIVSFQFSRSILTPLHTLQNAAAEIAKGNLDYSIVEEGDEEIQALCRDLELMRIKLKDSVHTQLKYEDNRKLLVSSISHDLKTPVTSIKGYVEGILDGIADNPQKMERYLKTISLKAYQMDQMIDDLLLYAKLDLNQIPFDFERLDIEEYLKSCVSEYEPELERNNIKILFDNEMPQKQHVLVDRARMKRVIMNILDNSCKYMSPGQGLITIFLRDTAGSVIVELRDNGSGIAEGDLPHIFDRFYRADASRSKGSGLGLAIAKQIIEGHNGRVWAVSHGKEGTSIMISLSKS from the coding sequence ATGAAACTCAAATCACGCTTAATTATGGCCAATGCTTCGACAGTAATTATACCAATGGTTATTACTGTACTAATTGCGTTGGCTGCTTTTTTTATATTTGGAAAGTTATTGGGTAGTGGTATCTCTTTTGAGCATCAGCAGCGAAAATCTATGCTCAAGTTAGAACTCATGAATGAAACTGAGAATTGGAAACGTACACCAGAAATCTTAGTCGAAGAGAGTTATCAAAAATATCTTCTTAATAAACTAGCTGATATCAATAGTGAGTTATTGTTGCTGAAAGATAATAAAGTGGAATTTTCGTCAAGAAATTTTAGCAAAATAGAAGTTGCTAAAATTTTAGATGCAGGGAAAATCAGCGGCAGCCGAGAAATGGTCACTATTGATGATCTTTCCTATTCTGTCGTAGACATAGATCTAAAGTATAATGAGGGTTCTCAAGGCAGAGTATTCCTGCTGACACCTGTCGACAGTTGGGACACGAGTTTTACCGGTTTACTGATTTTTGTCAGTCTGTCTTTCCTGATTTCCTTCATTTTAACTAATATTATTGTTTCTTTTCAATTTTCAAGAAGCATTCTTACCCCCCTTCATACCCTCCAAAACGCTGCGGCAGAAATAGCAAAAGGAAATCTTGATTACTCTATTGTCGAAGAGGGGGATGAAGAGATACAAGCTTTGTGCCGGGACTTGGAACTAATGAGAATTAAGTTAAAGGACTCTGTTCACACTCAGTTAAAATATGAAGACAATCGAAAGCTCCTTGTCTCCAGTATTTCTCATGATCTAAAAACACCGGTTACATCTATAAAGGGCTATGTAGAGGGAATATTGGATGGGATAGCGGATAATCCGCAAAAAATGGAACGATATTTAAAGACGATTTCCTTAAAGGCCTATCAAATGGATCAAATGATCGATGACTTATTACTCTATGCCAAGCTTGATTTAAATCAAATACCTTTTGATTTTGAACGTCTGGATATTGAAGAGTACCTTAAAAGTTGTGTCTCAGAATATGAACCTGAATTGGAACGAAACAACATCAAAATCTTGTTTGACAATGAAATGCCGCAGAAACAGCACGTCTTGGTTGACAGGGCAAGAATGAAGCGGGTAATTATGAATATCCTTGACAATTCTTGTAAATATATGAGTCCTGGACAAGGGCTAATAACCATCTTTCTGAGAGATACGGCGGGAAGCGTCATTGTGGAGCTGCGGGATAATGGCTCGGGCATTGCTGAAGGGGATTTGCCCCACATTTTCGATCGCTTTTATCGTGCGGATGCATCTCGAAGCAAAGGAAGCGGTTTAGGGTTGGCCATTGCCAAGCAGATCATTGAAGGGCATAATGGAAGGGTGTGGGCTGTTAGTCATGGAAAAGAGGGAACCAGTATCATGATTTCCTTAAGTAAGTCATGA
- a CDS encoding class II aldolase/adducin family protein, with translation MNPLLKARQEIVIKGKEILATKLTVGTWGNISCRVPGENYIAITPSGMSYETLVPEDIVIIDLNGNIASGTRKPSVEVPLHMAIYSAREDVQAVIHTHSAYASAMAVARKEIPGAVEDLVQIVGGNVRVNEYALPGTEQLGKKTVKALEGRNAVLLANHGVLGVGRDLNEALKVCQVVEKSAQIVLLAQLIGGAVELSQEDIDGMRSFYLNGYGQSKS, from the coding sequence ATGAATCCGTTGTTGAAAGCCCGCCAAGAGATAGTGATCAAAGGCAAAGAAATATTAGCCACCAAACTCACTGTCGGAACTTGGGGTAATATTAGCTGTCGAGTTCCGGGGGAAAACTATATAGCCATTACGCCATCAGGTATGAGTTATGAAACCTTAGTACCTGAGGATATCGTAATTATAGACCTAAATGGCAATATCGCCAGCGGTACCCGCAAACCTTCTGTAGAAGTTCCTTTACACATGGCAATATATTCTGCTCGCGAGGATGTCCAGGCTGTTATTCATACTCATAGTGCCTATGCAAGTGCAATGGCTGTCGCGAGAAAGGAAATTCCAGGTGCTGTTGAAGATTTAGTACAAATTGTCGGCGGCAATGTGAGAGTAAATGAGTATGCTTTGCCGGGAACGGAGCAGCTGGGCAAAAAAACGGTTAAAGCTTTAGAGGGCAGGAATGCCGTATTGCTGGCAAATCACGGAGTACTGGGGGTTGGCCGTGATTTAAATGAAGCCCTAAAAGTTTGCCAAGTGGTTGAAAAATCGGCGCAAATTGTCTTGCTGGCCCAGCTTATAGGTGGTGCAGTGGAGTTGTCACAAGAGGATATTGACGGGATGCGCAGCTTTTATCTGAACGGATACGGGCAAAGCAAAAGCTAA